Proteins co-encoded in one Acidobacteriota bacterium genomic window:
- a CDS encoding VWA domain-containing protein, whose product MLLLSSLVLLSDTRRTSAQDDSRIRVDVVLVQLNVAVTDRKGNYVTGLKPEDFVITEDKIPEKISTFEEGNEPTKRLVLSGSDGKMVSQAVVPESVSAGQDGIAKPGVQSATGANVFILFDTSNYMYRGFVFAQDSITDFIRSLEGVGRVAFYSYSRDLSRAVPLTSERPTVLRGVRSTVAGDDAALYNSLLLTVKDAARLTGRKAIVVFSNGPDNASLVPPEDVAELAQSTGTIIYMISTRDAQAEPISTAVFERMSKATGGKAYFSKSWKDEKDAFASIRDDLAHLYSLSYYPQPNPNHGWRSISVKLVGEAAQKYRIRTRDGYRVLKQPQMASATASAEAPAQ is encoded by the coding sequence ATTCTTTTGCTGTCATCGCTAGTGTTGCTGAGCGATACACGCCGCACATCGGCACAGGACGACTCGCGGATCAGGGTCGATGTTGTGCTGGTTCAACTGAACGTTGCCGTAACCGACCGCAAGGGCAACTACGTGACCGGCCTCAAGCCTGAGGATTTCGTCATTACCGAGGACAAGATCCCGGAAAAGATATCGACGTTTGAAGAGGGCAACGAGCCGACGAAGCGCCTGGTACTGAGCGGTTCCGACGGAAAGATGGTCTCTCAGGCGGTTGTTCCGGAGTCAGTGAGCGCAGGACAGGATGGGATAGCGAAGCCGGGCGTGCAGTCCGCGACGGGTGCAAATGTCTTCATCCTCTTCGATACAAGCAACTATATGTACAGGGGTTTCGTCTTCGCGCAGGACTCGATCACCGACTTCATCCGTTCGCTGGAGGGCGTCGGGCGAGTGGCCTTTTACTCGTACAGCCGCGATCTTTCGCGCGCCGTGCCGCTGACGTCAGAGCGTCCGACTGTATTGCGAGGCGTCCGAAGCACCGTTGCGGGTGATGATGCGGCTCTCTACAACAGCCTGCTGCTGACCGTGAAAGATGCTGCCCGGCTTACGGGCAGGAAGGCGATTGTCGTCTTTTCCAACGGGCCGGACAACGCCAGCCTGGTTCCACCGGAAGACGTTGCCGAGCTTGCGCAGTCCACCGGGACGATCATTTACATGATCAGCACGCGCGATGCGCAGGCGGAGCCGATCTCGACCGCGGTCTTTGAGCGTATGAGCAAGGCGACCGGGGGAAAGGCCTACTTCTCGAAGAGCTGGAAGGACGAGAAAGATGCGTTTGCGTCGATCCGCGACGACCTGGCGCACCTCTACTCGTTGAGCTACTACCCGCAGCCGAACCCGAACCACGGATGGCGGAGCATCTCGGTGAAGCTGGTCGGCGAGGCGGCGCAGAAGTATCGCATACGCACTCGCGACGGCTATCGTGTGCTGAAGCAGCCACAGATGGCATCGGCGACGGCTTCAGCAGAGGCACCGGCACAGTAA